In Polyodon spathula isolate WHYD16114869_AA chromosome 11, ASM1765450v1, whole genome shotgun sequence, one genomic interval encodes:
- the LOC121322578 gene encoding cobalamin trafficking protein CblD-like — MTYLPGLHVLIGRIAGTRTFSAAGSSGSDEPYIAVSPFDMGQRTVWPDEKMGPFGPQDQRFQLPGNVGFDCHLEGTADPKTRVHKTVPDVLTEPSNSERHEFIMAQFVSGFQGNDAAPRPQQVNKAEKYFDAHVECAIQTCPELLKKDFASMFPEAPAHSMTVVTVTQKTKADMTCWCEEVDEEREQLLEKFIDGAKEICYALRSEGYWADFIDPSSGVAFFGSYTNNTLFETDERYRHLGFRIEDLGCCKVIRHSLWGTHVFVGSLFTNAPTDSLVMKKLQGN; from the exons ATGACCTACCTTCCAGGGCTTCATGTACTGATCGGGAGGATAGCAGGAACCAGAACCTTTTCTGCTGCTGGATCTTCTGGTTCTGATGAACCTTATATTGCTGTTTCACCATTTGACATGG GCCAAAGAACAGTGTGGCCTGATGAGAAAATGGGCCCATTTGGACCTCAGGACCAGCGTTTTCAGCTGCCTGGAAACGTAGGGTTTGATTGCCACCTGGAGGGTACTGCTGATCCGAAGACAAGAGTGCACAAGACTGTACCAGATGTTCTAACTGAGCCCTCAAACAGCGAGAGACACGAGTTTATAATGGCACAGTTTGTCAGTGGTTTTCAG GGAAATGATGCTGCTCCCAGACCCCAGCAGGTCAACAAGGCAGAAAAATATTTTGATGCACATGTGGAATGCGCAATACAAACTTGCCCAGAGCTGCTAAAAAAAG ACTTTGCATCAATGTTTCCAGAGGCCCCTGCCCACAGTATGACTGTTGTAACAGTAACTCAGAAAACCAAAGCAGACATGACCTGCTGGTGTGAAGAAGTGGATGAGGAGCGAGAACAGCTACTAGAAAAA tttatcgATGGTGCCAAGGAGATTTGTTACGCCCTGCGGTCAGAGGGATACTGGGCTGATTTTATAGACCCTTCATCAGGCGTAGCG TTCTTTGGATCATACACAAACAACACACTCTTTGAAACAGATGAACGTTACCGTCATTTGGGCTTCCGCATTGAGGACCTGGGCTGTTGCAAAGTCATTCGACACTCACTTTGGGGAACGCATGTGTTTGTGGGGAGTCTGTTCACAAACGCACCTACAGATAGCCTTGTCATGAAGAAACTGCAAGGAAACTAA
- the LOC121322753 gene encoding ly6/PLAUR domain-containing protein 6-like: MEPWPAVAWVLLLSLIADWLKAVHSREFTVQDIIYLHPSTTPYPGGFKCFTCENASDNYECNRWAPDVYCPRATRYCFTRHKMDSSGESISVTKRCVALENCLSTGCTQPDHEGHEVCTSCCEGNICNLPLPRNETEAIFATTSPLSRTTQHFQSSSLVLICISIMFLMLV, from the exons ATGGAACCCTGGCCTGCAGTGGCCTGGGTCCTGCTGCTAAGCCTGATTGCTGATTGGCTGAAAGCAGTCCACTCTCGGGAGTTTACAGTGCAAGACATCATCTACCTCCATCCTTCTA CCACCCCATACCCCGGTGGGTTCAAGTGTTTCACGTGTGAAAATGCTTCAGATAACTATGAATGCAATCGATGGGCACCAGATGTTTACTGCCCACGAG CAACAAGATACTGTTTCACACGTCACAAAATGGATTCCAGTGGGGAGAGTATATCAGTCACTAAGCGCTGTGTAGCCCTGGAGAATTGTTTGTCTACGGGATGCACTCAGCCTGATCATGAAGGACATGAG gTCTGCACTTCTTGTTGTGAAGGAAATATCTGCAACTTGCCATTGCCAAGAAATGAGACAGAGGCAATCTTTGCAACAACTTCTCCACTCAGCAGAACTACGCAGCATTTTCAAAGCAGCTCACTCGTTTTAATCTGTATCAGCATCATGTTTCTGATGCTTGTGTAG